The Hyphomicrobiales bacterium genome contains the following window.
CGGGCCGTTCCGCGATCAGCACGTCACGCACCACGACGACGACCTCGCGCCAAAGCTTCGGGTCCATCCAGATGTGCGGGTCGAACTTGTCCGGGTAGTCGGCATGCGCGCGCAGCCGGTCGCGCGCGATGAACTCCCCCACCGCGACGACCCGGCGACGCTTGGCGAGATCGCGCATGAAGTCCTCGAGCTGGGCTTCGAGGTAGAGCCCGTGCCAGAGAACGAGATCGGCACGCGTCATGGCGACGATGTCGCTGCGCGTCTGGCGGTAGGCATGCGGATCGACGCCCGGCCCCATCAGCGCCTTGACCTCGACCTCCGCGCCACCGATGGCGCGGGCGGCATCGGCGATCATACCGGTGGTCGCGACGATGGCGAGCCGCGTTTCGCTGGCATGGGCCCGCTCCGGCGACGGCAGGGCCTGCATACTCATCACCGCGAGGCCGGCAACCACCAGGAACGCCAATGTCGACCGGCGCGTGCGGGCCATCGCTATGGGGGCCGCCGGACCAGGGCGCGTGGTGGGCATCTGCCAGTCTCCAATGACAACGATTGGCAAGAAGATGGCCCCCGGCCGAACCGGTGTCAAGTCTGTTGCAAATCATTCGCAAGAAGCCGACCTTGACCGGGGTGCGAAATCCGGGCGCGGCGCGGCCGCGCGGCCTCAGGCGCCGAGCGCGCTCACCTGATGCGCGGCCTTCTCCAACCAGGCCGGGTTGATCTCGACACCCCAGCCGGGCGCGTCCGTCACCTCGGCCATGCCGCCCTCGATGCGGTAGGGGTCGCCGAGGAAGAGCCCCTCCTGCCATGGATAATAATCTGCGCCCTCGATCGAGAACTCGAGGTATTTGCCGGCATTCGGGATCGCGCGAAGGAGGTGCATGGTGCACATGGTCACGAGCGAGAGGTTGGCGGCGTGCGGCGTGCACGGCAGGCCCGCGGCCGCCGCCATCTCGGCCACCTTCATGGTTCGCGTCAGTCCGCCCATGTACATGACGTCCGGCTGCACGATGTCGACGGCACGCATGTCGATCATGCGCTTCCAGACATTGAACTCGCAGTCCTGCTCGCCGCCCGTCACGTCGATCGACAGGGCGTCGGTGACCTCCTTGGTCTGCTCCAGTTCCCAATAGGGGCAGGGCTCCTCGTAGTGCGTGATGCCCTCGGCCTCCAGCATGTGGCCCACCTCGATCGCGCGCTTGGGCGAATAGCAGGAGTTGGCATCGACCAGCTTGGCGATGCCATCACCGAGCGCGCGCGCCACCACCGGCACGACCGCCTCGGTGCGCCCCGGCCATTCGTCCTGATCACGCCCGACCTCGGCGCCGACCCGCCACTTGAAGGCATCGAAGCCCTTTTCGTCGCGCAGACGCACGAAGCGGGCCGCCTCGTCCTCGGGCGTGATGTCGCGCTTCATGGAGGAGGCATAGGCCCGGATCTTGCCCGGCGAACCACCGATGAGTGAGGCGACGGGTTTGCCCGCGAGCTTGCCTTTGAGGTCCCAGAGCGCGGTGTCGAGGCCGGTCATGGCGCGGCGCAGGTACGACCCCGGGAACTTGTGCTCACGCTCGTAGATACGATCCAGCAGGTCCGCGAACTCGAGGGCATCGGCACCGAGCGCGTGGGGTGCGATCTGGCGGTGGAAGACCATCGCCGAGATGTCGGCGTGATAGGTCGAGAGCTGGCCCCAGCCGATGTCGCCCGTATCGGCGGTCGCGCGCACGAAACTGACGTAACGTGTCGTAAAGGTCTCGAGCTTGGCGATCTTCATGCTGGGTGGCTCCCGTTGGCGCGGCGCAGGATCGGTTGGCGGAAAGGTGCCCGATGTTTGGGCCGCGCACGGCGAGAAGCAAGCACCAGTTGCGACAGTCCGGCCCGGCAATGCGGCACGCACTGGTCAGGGCGACGGCAAGCCCGGTCTCAGGGAGTGAGGTCGATACCGATCAGCCATCCGTGCAGGGCGATCACGAAGGCAATGTAGAGCGCGAGCCCGACACCGACAGCGATGACGTCGTTTCGCCATGGTCCGACGGCGACGGTGATGAGGCCGGCCCGCTCGCGCCGTTTCATGGAGATGAGCGCGAAGACGCCCCAGGCAAGGAAGCTGCCGAAGAGGATCAGCGAGGCGAGGTCGCCGCGCACGAAGAGGTGGGCGAGGGCCCAGACCTTCACGGCGAGGATCATCGGATGCGCGATGATGCGCTTCAGCTGGCCGGGATTGCCGGAGGCGACCAGCAACGGAAAGGCGAGAAGCATGAGCAGGAGCGTCGCGTGACGCCCCCAGGCGGGCGGCTCCCAGACAGACACGAACGGGGCGACGCTCCAGCCCCAGGCGATGAGCGCGACCCCGGCGATCGAGACGAACGAATAGGCGCCCCTGTAGCCGTTCGCACCCAGCGCGCCGATGAGGCGCTGACGCAGTGCCGGTGCCGCACTGACGAGATGGCTCGAAAAGAACACCACCAGTCCCAGAATGAGCAGTGTCACGGCTCGCGCTCCCCACTTGCATCGACGTGCCACCGCGCGCGGCAGGCGGCCAGCCGCTTCTCTCGCGCTGGCGTCCCTCACCTGCTCTGGTCGAACGCGGCTCCGACTTGCGTTCTAGTCGTGGCGAGCCGGGGAGGCAACGACAAGGCGATGGTCCCGGAAGCAATGCGCGCACGGCTCCTTCCCGAGCATCGGACCATGGTGGCGAACGAAGCCCGATCGCTTCATGCCGATCACGGCATCCACCGCGATCGCGGTTGAATCCGTCCTGACCAATAGATTGAATCGGACAGCGAAAATGCACACCCTGTTAGGGTTGCGAAAACCCGTTCGGGCTTAAAAGCGCGTGCAGTACACTGAGCGGCCGGTACTCACTTGCCGCAGTTCTGGAAAGGAACAGTCGATGGAATTCGCCTCGTTTCTGCTTCTCGCCCTCCTCGCGGTCGTCGCGTTCGCGCTCTGGTCGACCGTCAAGGTGGTGCCGCAGGGGTTCAACTTCACGGTCGAGCGGTTCGGTCGCTACACCACCACACTGAAGCCGGGCCTGCACATCCTCGTGCCATTCATGGACCGCGTCGGTGCGCGCATGAACATGAAGGAGCAGGTGCTCGACATTCCGGGCCAGGAGGTCATCACCCGTGACAACGCGATGGTGCGGGTCGACGGCGTCAACTTCTATCAGGTGCTCGATGCCTCGCAGGCCGCCTACGAGGTCAATGACCTCGAGCTCGCGGTCATCAACCTCACCATGACGAACATCCGCACGGTCATGGGGTCCATGGACCTCGATGAACTGCTCTCGAACCGCGATGCGATCAATGCACGGCTGCTGGCGATCGTCGATGAAGCCACCAATCCCTGGGGCATCAAGGTGACGCGCATCGAGATCAAGGACATCGAGCCGCCGCGTGACCTCGTCGAGTCGATGGCCCGTCAGATGAAGGCCGAGCGCGAGAAGCGCGCCCAGATCCTCGAGGCCGAAGGCTTGCGGGCCGCCGCCATTCTCAAGGCCGAGGGTGAAAAGCAGGCCAAAGTGCTCGAGGCCGAAGGCCGCAAGGAGGCCGCCTTCCGCGACGCCGAGGCGCGCGAGCGCGCCGCCGAGGCCGAGGCGCGCGCGACCCAGATGGTGTCCCAGGCGATTTCCGAAGGTGACGTCCAGGCCATCAACTACTTCGTTGCCAACAACTACGTCGAGGCGCTGAAGACACTCGCCGTCGCACCGAACCAGAAAGTCTTGATGCTGCCGATGGAAGCCACCTCGATCCTCGGCTCGCTCGCCGGCATCGGCGAGATCGCCCGCGAAACGTTCGGCGGCGCTGGCGATGGTCAGGCACCGGCCCGCGGCGGACGTGGACGCGGCTCGGTTCCAACCTCGAACGGTTGATCCGGAGCGATCGACGGTTGTGGTCCGGGGGGGCGCGGCGACGCACGCCGCGCTGCGTATTGGCGGGCCCCGCGAGGGGCTCGCCAAACGGGCATCACGATTGCGTCATAGGGTGATACTCAAACCCTCGCTTTCCTGCCATAATGTCGGCAGGAGAGGCTTCCGGCCTCCCCTCGGGATCACGCAGCCGAGAGGAGTGACAAGGAATGAAATTGCCTGATTGGGCAAAGGCACTGACCAGACTTGCGGCAATCGTCGCCGTGGCTCTCGTTGGCGGCCTCGTTGCCACACCTTCGAATGCGGGTGCGCTCGCACCCGTTTCCAGCGGCCTGAAGCCGGCGCTCGCCGCCGACACGGCGGGTCTGACTACGGTCGGCTACTACAAGCGCTGGGGCTATCGCTCCCATCGCCGCGTCTATAGCCGCTACTACAAGCCGCGGGTGCGCTACTATGGTTACTACAAGCCCCGTCGCCACTACTACAGCTACTACAAGCCGCGCCGGCACTACGGCTACTACAAGACGCGCCGGTATTACGGGTACCACAAGCCCTACCGCCGGCACTACGTGAAGCGGCGCCACTACCCGCACGTGGTCTACCACAAGTATCGCAAGCACCATGGCCTCGCCGGCTGGCACGTGGGCTATTATCGCCACGGTCATCCGCGGTTGCGGCTTTACGGCGTGCACTGGTGATCGCTTGATGGCGCCCCGACGAGCGACGGGGCCAAGGCAATGGGCGTGGCGGACCGAGGCGAACCGCCACGTGGCAGGACTTCGGAGCTGAAACGATCGGGCGGCGAGCTGGGGACGGATCGCCGCCCTCGCCATGTCCAGGGCCCGGCCCGCGCGCTGCTCCTTGACGCGCTGGCTACGCGCCGAGCCTCCGGCTCATCATGCGGCCCCGCTTCTCGAAACGGCAGCGATCATAGAGCTTTGCCACCCTCGCGTTGTTGTCGAGCACTTCGAGGTGCAGGGCATGAACCCCCTCGACGGCCAGACGCCCGCAGACCTGCTCGATGAACCATGCCCCGAGCCCTTGTCCGCGCACCTCTGGCGCGACGTAGATTTCGTCGAGGAAAGCATCCCGTCCGCCGAACTCGATGGAATAACCCCAGCAAAGTGCGGCATAGCCGGCCGCCCTGCCAGCCCCATCCGCCGGCTCGAGGATCAGAATGACGCCATACTCACGGCTCGTCAGCAGCGTGGCGACGGCCCGGTGCTGGGCCGTCGTGTCGCCGAACCCGTCCTCGGCCCAAAAGGCGCGCGCGAGGGCGAGAACGCTGTCGTGATCGGCAAGGCCGGCGTCCCGCACCCGCCACCCGGTCCCGGACACCGGCCCCGTCATGCATCGGCCTCCAGCCAGGGATTGAACACGGCGACCCCCATGGACTCGAAGTTGCCGGTGTTGCGGGTGACCACCGTCAGCCCGTGCACCAGCGCCGTCGCCCCGATCAAGGCATCACGCTCGGGGCGCGGGTCGGGCACGTGCAGGGCAGCGGCCCGCCGCGCCACGGCCGTGTCGATCGGGAGGATGCGGGGCTCGTACTCGACGAGAACCTGATCGTCCAGCCACCTGCGGATCCTCGTGGCTTGGCGCCAATCACGCCGCTCCAGTCGGAGCACGCCGATCTCCAACTCCATGACGGTCATGGCCGACAACCAGAACGTCTCGCAGTCTCGATCGCGTGCCCATCGCCGGACCGAAGGGTTCCCTGACGTCAATTTGCGCAGCTCGGAGACGACATTCGTATCGAGCAGAAACATCAATCAAAATCGACTGGTTGAGCGATTGGACCACGCATCTTCGGCGGATCGAATTCGATGTCGTCACCGTCCTTCTGGCTGAGTGCCTCGAGGAGGCTCTTGGGGCCACCGGTCAGCCGCCGATACTCCTCGTAGCTCAACAGCACATGCGCCGGCCGGCCGCGATCGGTGATGATCACCGGCCCCTTGTCGGCGGCCCTCTTGGCGCCGCCGGCGTCACGGTTGAACTCGCGGCTCGTGATGGTTGTCGTGGTCATGGTATGGACACCCTGAATTCGGCTCCCATCGCCGAATATAGCGTCCAGCCGGCAGCCCCACAATCCTTGGTAGCAACGTTGCTACCTACTCCCACTCGATGGTTCCGGGGGGCTTGGAGGTGACGTCGTAGACGACCCGGTTGACGCCCCGCACGCTATTGATGATCCGCGTCGCGGTGCGCGCCAGAAAAGCGTGCTCGAAGGCGTAGCTCTCGGCCGTCATGCCGTCCGTCGAGGTCACGGCCCGGAGCGCAAGGACATGCTCGTAGGTGCGCGCATCGCCCATGACGCCGACCGTCTGCACCGGCAGCAGCACCGCGAAGGCCTGCCAGATGGCATCGTAGAGGCCGGCCTTGCGGATCTCGTCCAGATAGATGGCGTCCGCCTTGCGCAGCACGTCGAGTTTTTCGCGCGTGATCGCGCCCGGTACGCGGATGGCAAGGCCCGGCCCCGGAAAGGGGTGGCGGCCAACGAAGGCTTCGGGCAGTCCCAGTTCGCGGCCGAGCGCGCGCACCTCGTCCTTGAAGAGTTCGCGCAATGGCTCGACCAGTTCGAGGTTCATGCGCTCCGGCAGGCCGCCGACGTTGTGGTGCGACTTGATGGTGACCGAAGGCCCACCGGTGAACGAGACGCTTTCGATGACGTCCGGATAGAGTGTGCCTTGCGCGAGGAACCGGACGCCACCAACCTTGCGGGCCTCCGCCTCGAACACCTCGATGAAGAGCCGGCCGATGGTCTTGCGCTTGACCTCGGGGTCGGCGACGCCATCGAGCGCGGAAAGGAAGGTGTCGGCGGCTTCCACGTGGACGAGCGGAATGTTGTAGTGGCCACGGAACAGCGAGACGACTTCGTCGGCCTCGCCCGCCCGCATGAGACCGTGGTCGACGAAGATGCAGGTCAGCCGGTCGCCGATCGCCTCGTGGATGAGGACGGCGGCAACGGCCGAATCGACGCCCCCCGAAAGGCCGCAGATGACGCGCCCCTGCGGCCCGACCTTCTCGCGGATGCGGGCGATCTCGGTCTCGCGAAAGGCCGCCATGGTCCATGCACCATCACATCCCGCGATGCGGCGAACGAAATTCGCGATGAGCCGCCCGCCCGCCGGCGTGTGGACCACCTCAGGATGGAACATCAGTCCGTAGTAGCGCCGCGCCTCGTCGGCGATCGCGGCAAAGGGCGCGTTCTGCGAGCGGGCAATGACGGAAAATCCCTCGGGCAAGCCGATGACGCGGTCACCATGGCTCATCCAGACCGGCTCGTGCCCACCCGCCTGCCAGACCCCATCGAGGAAGGGTGAGGCAGCGAGGACCTCGACATCGGCGCGGCCGAACTCGCGGTGGTCGGAGGATTCGACCTTGCCGCCCAAATGCTCGACCATCGCCATCTGACCGTAGCAGATGCCGAGCACCGGCAAGCCCGATGCGAAGATCTCCGGTGCCGCGCGGGGGGTGTCCGCCTCGGTGAGGCTCGCCGGCCCGCCCGAGAGGATCACACCCCGCGGTGCGAGGCGGGCGAGGCCCTCGGCCGCCTTGGAAAACGGCACGATCTCGCAATAGACTCCGGCCTCGCGCACGCGGCGCGCGATGAGCTGCGTGACCTGCGAGCCGAAATCGACGATGAGGATGGATTGGGATTCGGGTTGCTCTGCCATGCCGAGCCGATAGCGCGGGCATGAAGCGCCGGCAAGCGCACCGATTGCCCGACCGCTCTCAATCCCCGGTTCCGAGCAGTCGGCGCAGCGCCCAGTTCCTGAGAGCGCCCGAAGCGGCGGCCACGCGGATGATCGTGTTGCGGGCCGCGCGCTTCGACGGGCTGCGCGCCGTGATGAGACCGAAGCCGAAATCGACGAACCCCATGACGCGCCGCGCCTTGGCGATGCGGCGACGCTCGTAGCCCGCGAAATCACCCGCCACGAGGCTTTCGGCGAAGTCGAAGGCATCGTCGATTCCGAGGTTCATGCCCTGTCCGCCGACCGGCGAGTGGACATGGGCGGCATCGCCAGCGAGCCAGAGGCGGCCACGCCCATAGCTGCGGACGCGTCGCTCGGCGAGCGTGAAGTCGTTGCGCCAGGAGATTTCACCGATACCGACGAAAGCCGCCGCGCGCGCTTCGAGCTCCGGCCCCACGCCGATGATCCGGTGCCGGCCGTCACCGAGCGTGATCATGAACATCGGCGCGCCATCGGCGCCGAAGAACGCCGCCGCCTCACAGTCCGGCCACGGCCAGTCGAGGACCGCATCGAAGAGCTGCCAGTCGCCGGGATAGGCCTTGCCCTCGAAGGAGAGGCCGAGCGTGCATCGCGTCAGGCTGTGCGATCCGTCGGCGCCAAGGACGTAGTCGGAGCAGAACGACACCAATCCGGTCGGCGTTTCGGCAACCACGGTCACACCGTCGTCACGCTCCACGATCTCGCACGCCATCGTGCGCCAATGGACAGCGATGCCGAGTTCGCGGAGCCGCTCGACGAGAATGGCTTCCGTGCTGCTCTGCGGCAACGCCACGATGATCGGCTGGCCCTTGCGGGTCCTGGGCAAGGTGACGACGGCGAGGAGGCGGCCGTCGTCGTACATGCGCACGCGCTCGGGCCGGGCGGCACGCGCGAGGATGGCAGCGCTCGCCCCGACCGTGGCCAGATGCTCGAGGCTGGCCCGGTTGAGCGCGACGGCCCGCGATTGCTTCACGCTCTCGCCGTTGCGCTCGAGAACCGTCACGGTCACACCGCGCGTCGCGAGAGCCAGCGCGGCCGAAAGGCCGGTCGGTCCGGCACCGATGATCGTGACGGCTTTCGCCGGATGGGTCGAGGCCGCGAGCACCATGATCCCTCGCACCTAGCGCGTTGCCACGCGCGTCACAAGGCTCCGAGCGACGGGGCTTGCGCATCGGCGCGCATGCGTGTAGCAACCTCGTCTCGCCGCGCCACGCGGCGGCGACAGCGGGCGCATGACCGCACGGCCAGCACCGGTAGCTCAGCTGGATAGAGCACCAGACTACGAATCTGGGGGTCGGGAGTTCGAATCTTCCCCGGTGCGCCAATGAAATCAGCAAGATGATGGCTTGCACTGTCGTAGCGATGCCGCGAACGCGAGACCACGCCCCTGTTTTCGTAGTCCCTTGCTATCGCTCGCCATTCGACTTTCGTTAGACTGCATCCATGGACAGCCATCCGCAAGCGACTCGTCGAAGGTGAGTTTGCCATGGTTTTCGTCAGTACGGCTCCGAGCGACTCTACTCTGATCAAGCACCTTGAAGCCGACATCGTCGAGCGCGAGCCTGAGAAGGCGATTGCTGCCGTTCGCCGTAGTCAGGTAGGCGAGCCGTTGGATGACGACATGTTCCCGATGAAGATCTGGGGCGACAAGCACGCAAAGCAACTAAAGCGGCTTCCCCATCTGTTCAATGCCAACGGCTACTGGTGCATCTCCGAGTTGGCAAAGACGATCATCGAGACGGCAAAGCTGGGTCGAACCGGTATCCGCCCCGTTTCGATCTTGCAACGAGACCGAACCACGTCCGTTCCGGGTCGCTACTTCTGTCTCAACATCGCAGAGACCAAAGCTGCTCTCGCCCCGGATGCCTCGCAAGGACTACGACGCAACCCCCACGCCAAGGTGGCAATTTTCAATCCACCCTGGGTCATGGGCGAGGGCAGCTTCGCAGTCAGCCGGCTCGCCCTTCAGGGGCCCGAACTCTGGCTGGACCCTGCCGCTCAAAGGGTGTTCTTCGTCGCGGGCCGTCTCGGGACGGCGCTCGTCGATTCCGGCATGGCCCAAGCGTTCAGACTGTACTCATGCAGGATCGTCGACTGACGACGCAATGGATCGCTGGCCGTGGTTCCGTTCGTCCAAATCTACGCTGCGCATTCAATGATATAGGAGTTCGCGCTTTTGTCGCGCACGGCGCGCCATTGGAATCGATGAAGTAGCGACCCATCGGCATCCGGCCGTGCGCCGGGCTCTTCGGCAAGCTGGGCAAAATCTCTGTCTGCCGCCACCAGTTCGGTTTCCACCGCCCACGTGACATGCCTTGGCGCGTGGACGGCATCCCGCACCGCACCGCACCGCCCCACACACCACCCCTCACGCCCGCACCCGGTTGAAGCTTTCCGGGTCGATCGCTTCCTGCGTCGCCGAGACGAAGGTTCGGCGCAAGGCGTTGAGCCGAGCGATGGCATCGCCGCCGGCGGGCGCGCTCGATCGCGTCAGCCCCGTATCCGCATTCCCCTCCCCGCCCGGCTCCGCGATCTCACGCATCAGGTCGTAGACGGCAACGAGGCAATCGAGGATCGGCCGGCGCGAACCGCGAAACGCGGCCTCCTTCTCGCGTCCCTTTTCGGGGTCGCGGATGTTCGGGAAATAGAGCCGCCCCTCGTCGATGAGGGCGCTGAGGCGGCTTCGGAGCGCGATCAGCCGGTCGCCGTCGATGCAGCCGGATAGCCCCCCATTGGCGGCCCCGAGTTTGAGGCGCTCCTCGAACTCGGCGAGCACCTCGAGGCAGAGCCGCGACCAGGCGATGATGTGATCCTCGCGTTGCAGGCGCAGTTGCCAACGCGAGATGCGCTGCTGGCGCGAGAACACCCAGAGGGAAAGGAGGAGCGCAGCGAGCGAGAGAAGGGCGGCCAGCGCCTGGCTGATCGCGGCGACGGCATCGATGCGATCGACCAGACCGAGTGCCAGGAACTCACGCACGTTTCGCCCTCCCTCTGCCTGACCGCGGGTCGGGCCCGACCCGCCGTGGCTCGCCCACCTGCTCAGCCCGCGCGCGCCGCCGCGAGGTAGCCGTCGAGCTCGGCGAACTCGATGAGCCCGAGGCGGCGGTGGTTCTCGACCAGCCAGGAGAACGGCAGGTTGGCGAAATCGAGGCCGGCCGCATCGAGCGGCTCGCTGTTGGCCGACCGGCGCATGATCGCCGTGCCGTGATCGACCAGCACGATGCGCGTGTCGATGTCCGCTCGCGCCTTCATCTCCGCGATCGCCCGCCAGACGTCGCCGTTCCAGTAGAACTGCTGGCGCGGCACCTGATGGGCGCCCCAGTCGCGCGGCAGGCAGTCGTGCACACCGATCCAGCCCCCGGGTTCCAGACAATCGAGCGCATTGAGGATGTCGCGCCGGACCTGGGCGTACTCGTGCAAGCCGTCGATGAAGACGAGATCGAAGGAGAGCGTGTTTCCGGCGAAGAATTCGTCGCTCGTCATGCGGTGGGTGCCGCCGCGTGCAGGGTCGACGCCGATCTTCGTCGGGCACCAGACCGTGTGAAAGAGCTTGTCGTCCTGGCAACCGATCTCGAGATAGCGCTTGGCATCGATCCGGTGTGCGATGAGGCCGACGACGGCCCGCCGGTCATAAGGCACGCGCGACCAGTCGAAGTCCAGGCGGCCCGCCTCGGCACGGGGACCGGCACCGACGAGCCCGGCGAGCTTGCGGCGGGCCCATGTGGCCTCCATCGCTGCGCGCTCGGCCAGAAGCTCACGCAAGCGCCCCATGTGCCCCTCCTCAGCTTGTCCCGGCACCACCGCTCCGACCGGCGCCCGGTCTCGCCTCTGGCGCGGCGGCAGACTTGCTCAGCCGCGCCCTGAAAGCAACCAGCGCCGCGCCGTTCAGCACAAGCAGCGCGAGCCCGCTCGCCCAGACCGCGCCGTCGATGCCAAAGGCGAGGTACCCGGCGGCGACTCCGAGACCCTTGGCCAGCACCGCCCCGGAAAGCAACAGCATGGCGACGCGCTCGCCCCCCGTCACGAGGTTGGCATAAAAGAAGAGCCCGACCACGAGGTTCACGGTCTGGAAGGCGGCATAAACAACGAGCAGCGGCGCCCCCGCCCGGAACGGCTCGCCCCAGAGCCCCATCAAGCGTTCGGCGAGGAGCCAGACCAACACCATCACCGGACCGGCGAGCAGCGCCAGCAGCCCCGCATTGCGATGGACGATGGCGCGCACGTCGGCGAGGGCCCCCGCCGCATAGGCCCGCGCGATGCGCGGTGCGACGGGAATGTTGGCGGCGATCACCAGGTTGCCGATGAGCCCTCCCGTGCGCAGCACGGCGCCGAAGAGCCCGACGTCGGCGGCGCTTGCGAGCAGGCCGAGAACGATCACGTCGACCCAGCCGAACAGCGCAAAGGCGAGGGCAGCGCCAAAGAACGGTGCGGCCCGCAGCAACATCGCGCGCAAAGGTCGCCCGCCGGGATCATCGCGCCGGACCGCCATGGCCCCTCCCGCCGCCGCTCCCGTCGCCCGTCGCCAGAGGCCGAAGGCGGCAACGAACGCGAGCCCGTTCGCCGCCAGCAGCAGCCAGCCGATCGCCCCCGGCGTGAGCCGGCCGGCGAGCGCGAGCGTTCCAGCGAGAGCGAGGAGCAAGAACCACGGCAGCACGTATTGCAGCAGCGCCGACGCCGCCGGCTGCTGCCAGCCGCGCAAGGCCTCGGCAACGAGAAGTGTGAGCCCCGCCGGAACCACTGCGAGCATCATCACCGGGAGCATCGCCGAAAGCGCGCCCCCCGCCGATCCGGCAGGGCCGACGAGGCTGGCCACCAAGCCGCAAGCGGCCGCCACCGCGAGCGCCGGCACGGCGAGATTGAAGGCACTCCCGAGGTAGCGTCGCGCCGCGCCGGGATTCCCGTTCGCGTGGGCGGCCGCGACCTCGCGCACCGCGAGTTGCTCGAGGCCGAGGCGGCCCACTGTCGCCAGCACGATGATCCAGCCGAGCCCCACCTGGAAAGCGCCCTGCGCCTCGATACCGAGCGTGCGTGCGACGAGGAGATGGGCGGCGAACGCCGTTGCGATACCGGCAGCCTGGATGAGGCCCGCCCGAGCGATGGCGAGGGCATCGGCCATCCGCGCGGCCGGGCTCATCCGGTGCAACCCTTGCCGATCGCGGGCCGTATGGCGAACCGGCTCACGAGTTCGCGCACGCCGTGCATCGTCCTTTGAGCTCGATCGTGGCCCCCTCGAGCCGCATTCCGGCGCGCTCTGCGAGCTTTCCCGCGAGCGCCAGCAGATCGGCGTCGGTGAATTCCGTCACCCGCCCGCAGGCCGTGCAGATGACGAAGGCCGCCAGATTGCGCACCTCGCATTCCGGATGGCTGCACGCGATGAAGGCATTGAGGCTTTCGATGCGATGCACGAGCCCGGCGCGCTGGAGCTTGTCGAGGGCGCGGTAGACCTGTGGCGGCGCGCGCAGCCCATCGCCGCGCAGCGCTTCGAGAATGGCATAGGCGCCGAGCGGGGTACCGGCATCCGCGAGCGTCGTCAGCACCAGGCGCTCGTTGCGCGTCAGCGTCGCCTCGCCAGGATGCGCCTCGCTCATCCCGTCCCCCTGCGCTTGCTATGGTCGCCGCCCGCAAAGATCGCCCCGACCGGCAACATGCACCCGAGAAAGAGCGCCAAAGCCGCCACGACGATCGAAGGGCCGGCCGGCGTATCCCATGTGAGCGAACCAAAGAGCCCGAGTACGACCGCGAACGCCCCGCAAAGAGCCGCCACGAGCGCCATCGCCTCCGGCCCCGAAACGAGCCGGCGGGCAGCGGCTGGCGGAATGATGAGCATGGCGGTGATGAGCAGCACTCCGACGATCTTCATGGAAATGGCGATGACGAGCGCCATCAAGAGCATGAACACGAGATTCGTTCGAGCCGGCGTCATCCCCTCCGCCTCGGCGATCTCCCGGCTGACCGTCGCGGCGAAGAGGCGGCTCCAGATGGCCGC
Protein-coding sequences here:
- a CDS encoding mandelate racemase/muconate lactonizing enzyme family protein → MKIAKLETFTTRYVSFVRATADTGDIGWGQLSTYHADISAMVFHRQIAPHALGADALEFADLLDRIYEREHKFPGSYLRRAMTGLDTALWDLKGKLAGKPVASLIGGSPGKIRAYASSMKRDITPEDEAARFVRLRDEKGFDAFKWRVGAEVGRDQDEWPGRTEAVVPVVARALGDGIAKLVDANSCYSPKRAIEVGHMLEAEGITHYEEPCPYWELEQTKEVTDALSIDVTGGEQDCEFNVWKRMIDMRAVDIVQPDVMYMGGLTRTMKVAEMAAAAGLPCTPHAANLSLVTMCTMHLLRAIPNAGKYLEFSIEGADYYPWQEGLFLGDPYRIEGGMAEVTDAPGWGVEINPAWLEKAAHQVSALGA
- a CDS encoding NnrU family protein, which gives rise to MTLLILGLVVFFSSHLVSAAPALRQRLIGALGANGYRGAYSFVSIAGVALIAWGWSVAPFVSVWEPPAWGRHATLLLMLLAFPLLVASGNPGQLKRIIAHPMILAVKVWALAHLFVRGDLASLILFGSFLAWGVFALISMKRRERAGLITVAVGPWRNDVIAVGVGLALYIAFVIALHGWLIGIDLTP
- a CDS encoding SPFH/Band 7/PHB domain protein translates to MEFASFLLLALLAVVAFALWSTVKVVPQGFNFTVERFGRYTTTLKPGLHILVPFMDRVGARMNMKEQVLDIPGQEVITRDNAMVRVDGVNFYQVLDASQAAYEVNDLELAVINLTMTNIRTVMGSMDLDELLSNRDAINARLLAIVDEATNPWGIKVTRIEIKDIEPPRDLVESMARQMKAEREKRAQILEAEGLRAAAILKAEGEKQAKVLEAEGRKEAAFRDAEARERAAEAEARATQMVSQAISEGDVQAINYFVANNYVEALKTLAVAPNQKVLMLPMEATSILGSLAGIGEIARETFGGAGDGQAPARGGRGRGSVPTSNG
- a CDS encoding GNAT family N-acetyltransferase, which produces MTGPVSGTGWRVRDAGLADHDSVLALARAFWAEDGFGDTTAQHRAVATLLTSREYGVILILEPADGAGRAAGYAALCWGYSIEFGGRDAFLDEIYVAPEVRGQGLGAWFIEQVCGRLAVEGVHALHLEVLDNNARVAKLYDRCRFEKRGRMMSRRLGA
- a CDS encoding PIN domain-containing protein, producing the protein MFLLDTNVVSELRKLTSGNPSVRRWARDRDCETFWLSAMTVMELEIGVLRLERRDWRQATRIRRWLDDQVLVEYEPRILPIDTAVARRAAALHVPDPRPERDALIGATALVHGLTVVTRNTGNFESMGVAVFNPWLEADA
- a CDS encoding type II toxin-antitoxin system prevent-host-death family antitoxin produces the protein MTTTTITSREFNRDAGGAKRAADKGPVIITDRGRPAHVLLSYEEYRRLTGGPKSLLEALSQKDGDDIEFDPPKMRGPIAQPVDFD
- the guaA gene encoding glutamine-hydrolyzing GMP synthase, yielding MAEQPESQSILIVDFGSQVTQLIARRVREAGVYCEIVPFSKAAEGLARLAPRGVILSGGPASLTEADTPRAAPEIFASGLPVLGICYGQMAMVEHLGGKVESSDHREFGRADVEVLAASPFLDGVWQAGGHEPVWMSHGDRVIGLPEGFSVIARSQNAPFAAIADEARRYYGLMFHPEVVHTPAGGRLIANFVRRIAGCDGAWTMAAFRETEIARIREKVGPQGRVICGLSGGVDSAVAAVLIHEAIGDRLTCIFVDHGLMRAGEADEVVSLFRGHYNIPLVHVEAADTFLSALDGVADPEVKRKTIGRLFIEVFEAEARKVGGVRFLAQGTLYPDVIESVSFTGGPSVTIKSHHNVGGLPERMNLELVEPLRELFKDEVRALGRELGLPEAFVGRHPFPGPGLAIRVPGAITREKLDVLRKADAIYLDEIRKAGLYDAIWQAFAVLLPVQTVGVMGDARTYEHVLALRAVTSTDGMTAESYAFEHAFLARTATRIINSVRGVNRVVYDVTSKPPGTIEWE